From Cricetulus griseus strain 17A/GY chromosome 1 unlocalized genomic scaffold, alternate assembly CriGri-PICRH-1.0 chr1_0, whole genome shotgun sequence, a single genomic window includes:
- the LOC100753547 gene encoding olfactory receptor 9K2 has protein sequence MSDKERVNYSDVTDFIHDSEVTDFILVGIRVRPELHSVIFLLFLFIYGMVLLGNLSMIGIIVTDPKLNTPMYFFLGNLSVIDLSYSTVIVPKAMVNILSQKKTISFVGCVAQLFLYALFMVTEAFVLAAMAYDRFTAICNPLLYSVRMSRSVCVQLVAGSYLCGWVSSILQISVTFSMTFCASRVIDHFYCDSNPIEKISCSNTFINKMVSLSLAVLIILPTIIVIVVSYMYIVSTVLKIQSSEGRKKAFSTCSSHLGVVSLLYGTVSFVYLTPPNNPELRKIASVCYILLTPMLNPLIYSLRNKDVKEAVKKVLCKKDVLF, from the coding sequence ATGAGTGACAAGGAAAGAGTCAATTATTCAGACGTTACTGACTTCATTCACGACTCAGAAGTGACTGACTTCATTCTTGTAGGCATCAGGGTCCGTCCAGAGCTCCACAGTGTcatctttcttctatttctgtttatatATGGGATGGTTCTTCTGGGGAACCTTAGCATGATTGGCATCATAGTGACTGATCCTAAGCTAAATACACCAATGTATTTCTTCCTAGGAAACCTCTCTGTCATTGACCTCTCCTACTCTACTGTTATTGTACCTAAAGCTATGGTCAACATCTTATCTCAGAAAAAGACCATATCCTTTGTGGGTTGTGTGGCTCAGCTTTTCCTTTATGCACTTTTCATGGTAACAGAAGCCTTTGTGCTAGcagccatggcctatgaccgcttcACTGCCATCTGCAATCCTCTCCTTTATAGTGTCCGCATGTCAAGGAGTGTCTGTGTCCAGTTGGTGGCTGGTTCCTATCTCTGTGGCTGGGTCAGTTCCATCCTCCAAATCAGTGTAACATTCTCCATGACTTTTTGTGCCTCTAGGGTCATAGATCACTTCTACTGTGATTCAAACCCAATCGAAAAGATCTCCTGTTCTAATACTTTTATCAATAAGATGGTATCACTTAGTTTGGCTGTGCTCATAATTTTGCCCACAATAATTGTTATTGTAGTATCTTACATGTATATTGTATCCACAGTTTTAAAGATCCAGTCCAGCGAAGGGAGAAAAAAAGCCTTCTCCACCTGCAGCTCCCATCTGGGGGTTGTAAGTTTACTTTATGGGACTGTTTCCTTTGTGTACCTCACACCTCCAAACAACCCTGAACTTCGTAAAATAGCTTCGGTATGTTACATTTTGCTCACACCTATGCTGAATCCCTTAATCTACTCTTTACGAAATAAGGATGTAAAAGAGGCTGTGAAAAAAGTCTTATGCAAGAAAGATGTTTTATTCTAA